From the Hypomesus transpacificus isolate Combined female chromosome 24, fHypTra1, whole genome shotgun sequence genome, the window TGGTTCAGGGCAGCATATTCGACATTACAGAGATGTTTCGACCGCCCACGTCCAGCATGAGAGAGTACCATGGAGCCCGGAGAGGAAGTAGGCTGGATCTCAGGACCTCCCACATGTTAAGCTGGCAGAGGAGTGCACACACTGATCTACTCTAGCCACCCTCTGTGTGCAGGGGCCCTGTAGTGTGCAGGGGTcgatgtgtgggtgggtgggtgtctgcgtgtgtgggtgggtgggtgggtgtctgcgtgtgtggtgATGGTGAAATCTAGCAATAATGAGAGTGGAATGTTGATCTGTTAAAAGGAAGAATTCTATCCTAACATCAACACTACTTCCTGCTTCTGCTATGGGCTGGGCCCTGCTGTCTTTGATGTCTGtgaaactgtacacacacacagacacacacacacacacactcacccacgtACGTATAACACCATACTGTAGAAACAGCCTACAAAGATTGAGCCTGTGTGACAGGGTCAGCTGTCAAGCTGAACACAGCAAATAACAACAGCAAAAATACACACCCTTTCTGATATCAAGTTCATCTGTGAAAAGTGTTTAGTCTAGAGGTGCAGCTATGGGACAACTGAAAGGAAGTTTTTCATGGGAAGTCCATCGGAGAAACTCAGTGTGCGCACGTATCTTGTCAGTCTAGGGGGGAGAAGCTCTAACCTAGATCGGTTTCCCTTTCactgcagaggggaggagataatGAAGATGTGGACGAAGGAAgttggtacagagagagagagagaaagagagagagagagagagagagagagagagagagagaccgagagagagagagagagagagagagagagagagagagagagagagagagagagagagagagagagggagagagagagatgggggggatgtTGTTCGGATAGTTTTGGCGTGGATTTCACCTACTGTAGCAGTGacggacactgtgtgtgtgtgtgtgtgtgtgtgtgtgtatgcctggtTGTAATACTATCCATGATGTCATGGTGTTTCCAAACAGGGTTACTTTGAGGCCATTGAGAAAACTCTTACTGCAGTAGAAACCCAAACGTAGCCCATTTGGTTTGGAGCTGCTCAGAGTTAACTGACCAGTCAGTGGCCAGGCTTTACCCTAAGATAAACAAACCCGTTGGATGTCTCCAGGGGTTTGGTTGTAGCGGCAGTATTTCCGATTGCTTTACTTCTGTTATTACACGCATTCCATTACAATGATAAAGACTAAAGActagaaaggcaaaaaaagagagaaaactgTCTGGAATCGATGGAATGAATGTCTTACTTCGGGATCTAACGTCAGATGCTGCTGTTGCTATAGTTATATAGTAGTTGATcatcttgcagctgtttgaaattatgAGTAGCCTAATGATTAATAAAGTTGATAATCATGTTGGATCAAAACTACAAAAAGGTATTCTAAAATGTAACTAAAGTCTGTCAAATGAACAGAGCCTGCAGAGTCTGTCCTTTTTGAAAATATCAAAACTGCTGCAAAATGAGTGTTTCTCATCAAGACTAATATATAGAATACGGATGTTTTTATGTTGTATCCAGCAACATTTCCAATAAGCGCTATTTATAGACCTTGCAGTTACTATTAATAAAGCAGACTAAATCACAAATTGTGCAGACTGCAATAAATACCTTTCTGTTTGTCCATAACTGACGATGCTCAAAGCTTCAAGTAGTTTCTCTCCTGTCCAGATGACATAGCGGTGTCCAGATTGACTCCTCTCTAACGGGCTACTGTCGCAGGTTATCGTGATAGCAGCAAAACTGTCGCTCTTCCCGTTGAATCCAAGATCATTAGAACGGTTCTTCAAAGTCACTCCCCTCAACTTTCGTCAAGTATCGTCTCACAGATGTTACTGTAATACCAATATTCGCCACTAGAAGGAGGCAACAAACGAGCTATTGGTGTCTGTGCATATGTCACATCAGAACGACAGTAAACGTAATCCTCAAACCAAAAATTCATTTTATTGTATCTCACCGTTTACCATTCATAGCAGTCCTTTCAACTTCATTCAAATGTCAAACGCCCGCGTGCATTCTTATGTTTTGCACCCTTGAGATTTATTAAGAGATGATCACACCTGGCCCAAATCAGGGCTTAATTCTTCATTGGTATGCCATTCACCTCATTGTTCACCAAATCATCGTATGAATTCAACCAAAATGGAAAAACACAGAAGTACAAAAGAAAATAAACTGTAAATAAACAATCTTCTTGTCATAATGATATATTAGTCATATCAACTCAGACTATTCTAACTACATAACATGATAAATCAAAACAACAAACTCTTCAGTATTTCAATGACGTACAGATTCATAAAACCTAGCTGACCATTGATCAATCAGTTCTAAAGCCAAGATTACGTTTCAAATGTTTTCCTCCATGTTTCCTTTTTATTCAGCACGTGTTAACAGGCGAAGCATGAAGAGAAGCTGGGTGAGAAAGCAGTGATTGTGACTCGGAGTTCAATACAGACTCATTCAGTGAGAGCATCTATGGAAGCCTTGCGCGTGTGAGTGTGCGTCACGTGATTGTACTTGTAGATTTATACTGTTTTATTGACCTGCCAAAGCAGGGGCACACACATATCTGTTTGACTCGGTGGAGATGTCACAGCTGGGAATGacagagttggagagagagacagagagacgcagagagagagagagagagagagagagagagagagagagagagagagagagagagagagagagatagaccgagagaccgacagagagagagagagagagagagatagagagagagagatagagagacagagagataaaatGCATCATCAGGGTAGTGCAGTTCAAACTCCTCTTCTTGGTTGATATTTAATGTGTTAATTTGAAAGGCTTGTGTTAATATGATAAAttacattattctttttttattgtatattttttttcattatttgtAATAACATGCCACTTTCTTGGAAGATAAAAAATAGCTGCACATAATTTGGTCACAAAAGCAACACCAGCGGATGTCAGATAAGACTAAAACCTCCTTACAAGTGACAAAGGAGGGATTAGTGTACAAAGTGTTGTTCTGTAGAAACAGGGCAGTGCTGGCCAGTGCTGGGGAATTAGTGCTCTCACTAGCGACTATATGCTAACTTAGCTAGCTTAGATGCATATAGTGTATCCCACTGTAGCTCAACGTTTACATAGACACTAACTCTTCCGTACTATTCCAGTGTAGCTTGAAGCTAACCTTTATGGGAACTCCTCCATATTCTCTCCTTTAAAACAGGAAAACTGCACTTAatcatcaccgtggcaaccagtcaaccaatcagagcacaggGAAGGTTTAAAGTGATCTAAGTGGGCAATACAAAGCTTTAGTATAAGACTATAATTGTTCAGTAATGAACTATGTTGGTCATAATTGTGGTTttgagttttttgttgttgcatatAATATACAGACGAGCCTTTGGCTTTCAGGGGGAGCGTGCTGATAGATCACATGACATGATAGATCACATGACACGATGGTGACGATAGAACACCCCTCCAAATTCGAAACCACAGATGAAGTTGTCACTTCATCAACTCGATCTGCTGTATTTGTTTCATGAGTACACATAATGTAGGGTTGATAAGGTTTGTTAGATTGCTAAAGTGAATATTTCTATGGCTTTCCTTGTGGCAGTGCTCTAACGACTAAGAACTGTGATTCATACTGTATATAAGTTATAACTCAGCTCAAACCCGTCTGTCAACCAAGCAGGCGTATCAGTGGTCGGTTCTGAAGCAGTCAACATCGAGTCTACCTTTATGGTGTGGGCTGATCAGAACGGACCACGTACACCTTTCTGTCCTGGACCCCAGCCTGGGTCTTGTCATCAGGTTAGTGCACCTGTAGCTTGTCACCAAGGCGACAGACCATGGTAAGCATGAGGGCTGGGGGACGCTGATGTGAGGGACCcatttttgtttgtctgtgtgctcgTCTATCGCCATGACTACGCTCTTTCAGgatcgttgttgttgttgccgtGGCGGTCACAGTCGCGCTCCGGGTTCCGTCTGATGTTGCGGGAAGTGCGATGGCTTGTGGGGTGTGTAGTCTAGAAGAGGGAGAGCTTCTTCTTCATGTCGTTCCTCTTCCAGAGGGAGAGGCAGTCGAACTCCTCGATGGGCATCTCAAAGAGTCTGAGGAACTCCTCAGAGGACAGGTGCCTCTGGAGGAAGGAACAGAAAGGAACAGGTGGGAACAGGTTTGAACAGGAAGGATCAGGTTTGAACAGGAAGGATTCGGTTTGAACAGGAAGGAACAGGTGGGAACAGGAAGGAACATGTGGGAACATGTGGGAACAGGTTTGAACAGGAAGGAACAGGTGGGAACAGTTGGGAACAGGTGGGAACCGAGTTCAGGTCACATCTGGTTCCAGACATCTACAGGTCCACCACCGTCACGGCTAAGCTTTGGCCCGGCCACTAATCATCCACAGCACAACATGACAGCATTCCAATGGCGTACAGTGTACTGCAAGTGCATGATCCTAACCTCCAGCCTGGTCCTGTCGACGCCAGGGGGCAGTCTGCACCTGCCTCGGTGGGTCACCATCAGCATCTCGTAGGGGTAGAcctggagaggtgggggaggaagcAACAACACACGCTGAGCTGGAGCATGAGCCAGCCCATGaatctgcagcctgcagcctgctgtctgcagcctgcagcctgctgtctgcagcctgcagcctgctgTCGCACCCGGGTGCTAGGGAGCAGTCAGTCACCGCAGTGTGTATTACCTTCTCATCCAGCATGCTGGGTAAGGAAGTCCCTCGGTCCATCCTTGTGCTCTGTGCCTCTCCGTTCTACACAACAAACCCACATTTGTGAGTCAAGACACgcatatacgcacacacacacacgtacgcacacacacttgcataaacacacacacacacacatgcgcaagGTGGTTCACAGGAATCACAAATAAGGGCGTTTTTTTGTCATGTAGTGTTGGTCCAGATATCTACGGTACCTGGAGACCTGTGAGGAGACAAGACAAGAGAACGTGTGTCAGAGACCAGCGTGCAGTCCACCCTGGTCACACTGTGGGCGGTGCTGTGGTACCTGAGGTACCTGGGGTATGAGacccctctctcacctgtctctccctggtcagTGTCAGATGGGGAGAACTCGACTgactggagctggagaggaggaccagggtcagaactgtttttgttttgtttgcgtTAAGCAGGTCAAAGAAACAAGCTTTCAGCAAAAGAAATGTCAGAACGTTCGTTTTCTTATTCGCTGTAGTCATGCGTCTACAGCTTTTTTACATGTGTGGAATCATTAGAAAATCCAGGATGTCCTCTACAATTAGACAGAATAAACACAAAGGGGCCATATGATTTAAAAGCTTCAAATGAGTGTCCTTAATATTGGACATGAATGAATAGCAGGGTCTCAGAAGGACATGGGAGAGTTACTGAGAGTGAGTTTGTATGTGCAGTCCAGCCTGCACTACCTACCCTGGTGAGTCCAATCCTGCTAGAGGTTGTTGGAAAGTAGACAGATCTGGATCCGTTCGGTCCTGAGAAGCAGAATAAAGAACACTGATGACTGATATCGTTATCACATTcatctttacatatattcaaATACGAGCTACAAGAGAGATGCCAACTTCCTCACGTGACATGTTATACTGCCTTTGCTCTGAAGTCAAGGCCTTGTTGTAGTTATTCATCCTGACCACTAGAGGTCAGAGCAGTGCTGCTTTCACCAGGGACGAACAGTTATTCGCTCCTGGAGTGTAATTGGAGCGACAGCAAACATCCCTGTGAGGCAGTGTCAGTAAACATCAGTCTCCTGGAGGATGGACAGCCATGATCGAACTGTGACAGATGCGAGTCATTTAAAGCCATGACTGAAACTGCTTAAGCTTAAAAAAATTGCAAAGTTCCTTGTTTTAACGTTTTGCACCCATGCAGAGGTGGGTCATGTGACACGGCGGATAGAGGTGGGTCATGTGACACGGCGGATGTTTTCACTAACTAAAGTAAACAGCCTGATGATCTGCCTCTCACACAGCTCTGAGATGCAGCCGGAGAGAAGATGGATGCAGAGGTGAGGCAGAGGAGTGGGCAGGGAACGTGTGACTAGAACGTGAGGAAAGAGAGGTAGGTGGAAGAACCGGAGGACGGGAGCGGAGGAGGGGAAGTGTGGAATATCTGTTTCTATCGTCTTCACTGGCAGCCGATTGGTGGTGGTGAAGACCGTAGATCAGGGCAGAAACACACTCTCAGATTCACAGCAACCACTCCTATGAGatgtgtttgcatgcgtgtgtttttactgtgtgtgtgtgtgtgtctcacccgcATGCAGGGGTGTCCTGTCGGGCAGAGAGCGGGTTTTCCTACGGAGGGGAAcagccttctccagctcctccttcagGATGATCTTGCCCAGGTTGGACTGGATCTGGAAGCAGACCCCATCAGTGTGTGACGTCACCAGAATGTGGGTGCCATGTCACCAGAATGTGGATGCCATGTCACCAGATTGTGGGTGCTATGTCACCAGAATGTGGGTGCCATGTCGCCAGATTGTGGGTACTATGCTTTGTCATCATCTGTCACACATTATCGTCACAGCATTTTTCACACGCACCTGCATGGTGTGACTTTACCtcataaacataaaacacactATTATAGGTAAGCTGCAGAACTGGTATATTGTTGTAGCTGTATTTGAAACACTGTGTATATGTATGGACACGATCGTGGAAAACATGAATTGACTTTCAAGCTTTAAAGCTCTAAACTTAGATTGTTGGTGATCTGCAGGGTTGATAAAGAGAAGGTGGAGTGTTTGGtatctgactgcagatcaaaaggttGCAGTTTCAAATCCCCCTTATGTTTCTttgaataaaagtgtctgctaaaagaaTATGTTTAAGTCTAATTACAATCTGAGAGTTCAGGTGACCCCCAACATGCCAATGCTTCTCTGACCTTGTTCAGCTCCTGTATCTGCATCAGGCGTAACCCTGGCGACAAGTCCTCCAGGTCCCCGTCGTCGTactcttcatcctcctcgtttatctctccctccttcctctgagACACAGCCTTCTTCCTCCATTCTGTCTCTGGAAAACAAGATGAGGAAGGTCGAGTCAGGTTGTTTGTCTGACACGCTGATGGTTGATGTAAGTGTTGCTGTAAGGGTGTGTGGATCACGATTAAGACCATTAAAACTGGCAGGTTCTTCAGTCAGTGATCAATAGTCTCTTCATCCCTGAAATAAGAaccttccccccctccatcatctctctttcactctttcgatctttctctctctctctgtctctctccatctccatctctcctctcctttattTCTTTTTGCTCTTTATCTCCCACCCCTACTCTGTCCTTCATCATTAATCAGACCAGTTGCCGTTGACACCATCTTATTAGAGTGGGGCGTACCAACTGCAgccagagagggggggcagggccagTAGTCTGTCTCTATCTTTGAGGGCAGGCTGGGATCAGGTGGCTGCGCGGCAGGAAATTTAGACGACTCGATGATCAGGTCCTCTATGTGCTTTCCCTGGGGGATAGGGGCTAAGATatctgtgtgcacacacacacgcgcacacacacaaacagggtgATTAAGTGTATGGTTCAAATCAGTTTCAAGGCAGATTAAGCTGCATTACACATGCTTTTGTTGACTTACCTTGTTTGTAAATGGGCGGCTTCTTATAAAGATTGGTACCGTTGCCtggaaagaaaaggagggaCAATCAGTTGAAGGAGAagtggagaagagaagaggagatgagaaaaggagaagaggagaggagatgtgtAGAGGAGAAGTGAAGAGAAGCTTACCAGGCCTGTGAAAGTGCAAGAGTGGGGACttagaggtggaggaggggatggtggaggagcTTCTAATAGTCTGGATGGTTGAACCGGGAGAGGAACCTCCAGGTGACTggttctccagcctctccttgtACAAAACAGTCTGAAAACAGAGAACGCAGAAGCCATCAGACACAATCTACATGAGATCTTGacagtaaatatatatatatatatattttatattatttgaAAAACACTGACTTCATCCAACCATCCTACCTCGGgagaggtagggggagagagggagcgtggCGACATGGACCTCTgaaagagaaaagacagaagaaaagagagaaggaaggaaataTTGTTAGTTGACATCACTCCTCCTTGGTCCTCCTCATCTTCAGTGGGGTTATTCCAGAGAGTCTGCCTGGTGCTAaacatcatcatcgtcatggtGATCGCTGTGCTGTTCAGTGAACTCTGACCTCACGGCTACAGGGCAGTTCTGAGCGCTCCATGGGACTGTAGTGGAAGTGGGGCTCATACATCATCAGGTCAGGCCTCTCTATGTCCAGGATAGCCTTGTCTTTAGGAATGGCTGCCAAGTCCTTATAACCTATCACCCCATCATCCATCCtggcctggagagagaggagagagaggagaggagaggaggagagagagaagaggagagatagaaaaggaagagaggagaggaggagagaggagaggggaacggaggaggagaggagaggggaggggagggagggagaggaggaggagaggagaggagagaagaggaggagaggagaggagaggagaagggagggttagggaggggaggggagaggtgaggtgaggtgaggcaggCTTAATGTGAGGCTGTATGCGGATACTGCCGTCAGACACGTTGATTAATGATGATTAATAGTAAATTGTATTTCTGCAGGACTCACCACGATGGCGGCCGCTGGGGACCCCGGGACACTGGTCCCTCGGAgggaacacacactccctggGGAGGTCCTGGCCAgctgctgctcacacacacacacacacacacacacacacacacgcacacaggtcaGAGGTGTGACAGCCCCACTAAAACAGAGAGATTAGCTGTGAGAGTTACGTAGAGAATCAGGGCTGGATTTGTAGGGAGATGAAACAGGAGGATAGAAAAAATGTAATTCTATATCTGGAGGACTGTTGCCCAGCAACCTCATGTAGTATGGTTGGGGATGAGAACCATGATAAGTCCGAGAAAATACAGGCTGTGGCTTACCTTGGGCATCATCTTAAACGATGATTTTATTGTCTCTTCCCTTGGTCAGGATTtacaggagggagaaagagaatgcGTGAGAGAGTTAGAAAGAGAAATGACAATATGAACAAGATTTTACTCCTCATAACTGCACGACAACTTAATCTGAAATGTCTACAAAAACGTGTTGTTAAGAAGGGCACTCAACCGGCTGCTGGAAGGTTCCAGATAAACCCTGTTCATTGATATCCCTGGCCCACGGCCTACATCACAGTATCACCATAGCTACCAGCAAAAAAACCAAacaactctcacacactgtcataCATCAGGGTGTTGAGATCTGATCAGATCGACTGAACAATTTGTACCCCACTTTGGGATAAAAACCAGAATGAGTCAAATCGAACTGAACACAGTGGAAACCCAATAGACATACAGTAGAATGAGTGAGTTAGGCTAACCCAGATGGTGTGTGCCCCAGTGCAGAGCTGGGTGACTGGGCGGCTTGTGGAACATCCCAGTACCGTCAGCCTGGCAGCCAGTCCAACAGCCTGCCACAAACACCTCTGTATTGTGTGTCCTGCTTTGCTCTGTCACAAAGGACTTATTCTAGGGCTGGCAGGCCTTTGTCAGCTTACTGAAAAGAAACACACAGGTTTCCAGACTGACTAACACTGCCACTCTGCACTGTCCGGATTCACACTGGTGGGATGACGCATTGGGTGTGTTGTGTtcgtttgatgtgtgtgtgtgtgtgttaatgtgaccATTAAAGGGATCAGGGAAGAGAATGTGTATCACCAGACTAATCTGGTCTGATATTTGGACCATATGGTCCACATCTTAATGCCTGCTCTGGTTGTCTACACACTGTGTGCCTGATTTTACTGGTACAA encodes:
- the dmtn gene encoding dematin isoform X1, with amino-acid sequence MMPKQLARTSPGSVCSLRGTSVPGSPAAAIVARMDDGVIGYKDLAAIPKDKAILDIERPDLMMYEPHFHYSPMERSELPCSRERSMSPRSLSPPTSPEVGWLDETVLYKERLENQSPGGSSPGSTIQTIRSSSTIPSSTSKSPLLHFHRPGNGTNLYKKPPIYKQDILAPIPQGKHIEDLIIESSKFPAAQPPDPSLPSKIETDYWPCPPSLAAVETEWRKKAVSQRKEGEINEEDEEYDDGDLEDLSPGLRLMQIQELNKIQSNLGKIILKEELEKAVPLRRKTRSLPDRTPLHAGPNGSRSVYFPTTSSRIGLTRLQSVEFSPSDTDQGETGLQNGEAQSTRMDRGTSLPSMLDEKVYPYEMLMVTHRGRCRLPPGVDRTRLERHLSSEEFLRLFEMPIEEFDCLSLWKRNDMKKKLSLF
- the dmtn gene encoding dematin isoform X3 — its product is MMPKQLARTSPGSVCSLRGTSVPGSPAAAIVARMDDGVIGYKDLAAIPKDKAILDIERPDLMMYEPHFHYSPMERSELPCSRERSMSPRSLSPPTSPEVGWLDETVLYKERLENQSPGGSSPGSTIQTIRSSSTIPSSTSKSPLLHFHRPGNGTNLYKKPPIYKQETEWRKKAVSQRKEGEINEEDEEYDDGDLEDLSPGLRLMQIQELNKIQSNLGKIILKEELEKAVPLRRKTRSLPDRTPLHAGPNGSRSVYFPTTSSRIGLTRLQSVEFSPSDTDQGETGLQNGEAQSTRMDRGTSLPSMLDEKVYPYEMLMVTHRGRCRLPPGVDRTRLERHLSSEEFLRLFEMPIEEFDCLSLWKRNDMKKKLSLF
- the dmtn gene encoding dematin isoform X2, yielding MMPKQLARTSPGSVCSLRGTSVPGSPAAAIVARMDDGVIGYKDLAAIPKDKAILDIERPDLMMYEPHFHYSPMERSELPCSRERSMSPRSLSPPTSPETVLYKERLENQSPGGSSPGSTIQTIRSSSTIPSSTSKSPLLHFHRPGNGTNLYKKPPIYKQDILAPIPQGKHIEDLIIESSKFPAAQPPDPSLPSKIETDYWPCPPSLAAVETEWRKKAVSQRKEGEINEEDEEYDDGDLEDLSPGLRLMQIQELNKIQSNLGKIILKEELEKAVPLRRKTRSLPDRTPLHAGPNGSRSVYFPTTSSRIGLTRLQSVEFSPSDTDQGETGLQNGEAQSTRMDRGTSLPSMLDEKVYPYEMLMVTHRGRCRLPPGVDRTRLERHLSSEEFLRLFEMPIEEFDCLSLWKRNDMKKKLSLF